The window AGCCAGCCATCGGCGATCCACGCGCTGCGCGGGGAGGTTCCGAGCTCGCTGTGCGTGCGGTCGTTGTAGGTGGCCACGAACGCCTCCAGGGCGCTATCGAGGGCGGCCAGGGACAGTTTCGGTGTCGGCCAGGGGTGCCCTTCGGTGATGTGTCCGGGCAGGGTGGCGAGTAGCTCGGTGTTGATGGTGCCGAAGAACCGCTCGATCTTGCCCCGTCCCTGGGGTCGGGCGACGGTGGAGTGGATCAGTCGGATGTGGAGGTCGACGGCGGTGTGGGCGAGCTGGTCACTGGTGAAGTCGCTGCCGTGGTCGACGTAGAGCACGTCGGGCAGGCCGCACATCGGCCAGGCCGGGTCGGTCTTGTGCCAGATTGAGTATTCGTAGTCGTGGGAGCCACCGAATCTTGCTCTTGGGGACCGCCGATCGTGCCGACGGGGGCCAGTAGCCGCCGCGGTGGGGACCACTGGCTCCCGCCGGCATCGGGTCACTGGGGCAGTGCGGTGTGTTCTCGCATGTTCCTGTCGCCGGTGTCGATCCAGATTGTGTTGTGCACGATGCGGTCCATGATCGCATCGGCGTGGACTGCTCCACCGAGCCGGGCGTGCCAGTCCTTCTTCGGGTACTGGGTGCAGAACACGGTCGAGCCGGTGTCATAGCGGCGCTCGAGCAGTTCCAGCAGCATCGAACGCATTCCCTCGTCAGGATGGTCCAGCAGCCACTCGTCGATCACCAGCAGCGAGAACGTGGAGTACTTCCGCAGGAACTTCGTCTGGCCCTGCGGCTTGTCCTTTGCCAGGGCCCAGGCCTCTTCGAGGTCGGGCATTCGGATGTAGTGGGCTCGGAGCCGGTGCTGGCAGGCCTGCTTCGCCAGCGCGCAGCCGAGGTAGGACTTCCCTGAGCCGGTGAAGCCCTGGAAGACCACGTTCTGTTGCCGCTGGATGAAGGAGCAGGTTGCCAGTTGCGCGATCACGTTCCGGTTCAGTCCCCGTTCCTCGACCAGATCCAGCCGCCGCAGGTCCGCTCCGGGATAACGCAGCCCCGCCCGGCGGATCAGACCCTCGACCTTTCCATGATTGAAGATGGAATGCGCCTCGTCCACGATCAGCTGGAGCCGTTCCTGGAACGACATCCCCAGCACGTGAGCCTCATCCTGGGCATCGATCGCGTCCAGCAGCGCGGTCGCGCCCATCTCGCGCAGCTTCCGCTTCGTGTCGTTATCGATCACGCTCACCGGACACCTCCGGCGTAGTAGTCGGCGCCACGGACGTATCCGCCGTCTTCCGCGGGTTCCTCGCGGGGTGGACGCAGGGCGGCGACCTTGTCCTGCCCGGTGGCCAAGATCGGGTGCAGATGCGCATAGCGCGGTGAACGGACCCGTCCCGTCAGCGCGAGTGCGCAGGCCGCCTCGACCCGATCTACGGAGAAGCGGCGAGAGAGCCGTAGCACCGCCAACGCGGGATCCAGGCCCTGTTCCACGATCGGCACGGACTCGAAGATCCGCTGGATCACGATCACCGTGGCCGGCCCGACCCGATCTGCCCACGCCCGCACCCTCTGCGCGTCCCAGGCCTGGAAACGCTCGCCCGCAGGTAGGTCCGCGTCGTTGGTGCGGTACTCATTGCTCGCGGTCTCCGGGAGCAGCAGGTGACTGGTCAGTCGCTGGCTGCCCTGATAGATCTCCAGCGTCCGGGCCGTGATGCGCAGATCGACCTTCGCGCCGATGTGCGCGAACGGCGCGGAGTAGAAGTTCCGCGCGAACGTGACGTGCCCGTTCCTGCCCACTCGTCGTCCGTAGTGCCATGTCGAGATCTCGTAGGGCACCGCCGGCAGCGGCGTCAGCAGCGGCCGCTCCTCCGCGTCGAACACGCTGGCGCGGGATCCGGGCCGCTTCTGGAACGGCTCCGCGTTATAGGCCTCCATCCGCTGCCCGATGGCGGCTGCAAGTTCGGGCAGGGACGTGAATCGCTGATCCCGCAGCCCGGCGATGACCCAGGTCGCGACGTGCGCGACGGTGTTCTCCACGCTCGCCTTGTCTTTCGGTTTCCGCACCCTCCCCGGGAGCACCGCCGCCGAGTAATGCGC is drawn from Brachybacterium muris and contains these coding sequences:
- the istA gene encoding IS21 family transposase — protein: MVRKIRAKLVLQLRAEGLSGRAISSSQGMSRKSVRAVFEAADAAGIGWGDIADVADEQVYARLFPGRGEHESVFAQPDWEQVHREMARVGVTLKLLHGEYFDATTAAGDPAMGYDRFCRTYQHHVMVTGAASRVGHKAGQSVEVDWSGPTMELADPVTGEVSKVFLFVACLPFSRYAFCFPALDMRQESWLRAHVAMFEALGGTVPRIVPDNLKTGVVKHPREGEIVLNDAYREMAAHYSAAVLPGRVRKPKDKASVENTVAHVATWVIAGLRDQRFTSLPELAAAIGQRMEAYNAEPFQKRPGSRASVFDAEERPLLTPLPAVPYEISTWHYGRRVGRNGHVTFARNFYSAPFAHIGAKVDLRITARTLEIYQGSQRLTSHLLLPETASNEYRTNDADLPAGERFQAWDAQRVRAWADRVGPATVIVIQRIFESVPIVEQGLDPALAVLRLSRRFSVDRVEAACALALTGRVRSPRYAHLHPILATGQDKVAALRPPREEPAEDGGYVRGADYYAGGVR
- a CDS encoding ATP-binding protein, with translation MSVIDNDTKRKLREMGATALLDAIDAQDEAHVLGMSFQERLQLIVDEAHSIFNHGKVEGLIRRAGLRYPGADLRRLDLVEERGLNRNVIAQLATCSFIQRQQNVVFQGFTGSGKSYLGCALAKQACQHRLRAHYIRMPDLEEAWALAKDKPQGQTKFLRKYSTFSLLVIDEWLLDHPDEGMRSMLLELLERRYDTGSTVFCTQYPKKDWHARLGGAVHADAIMDRIVHNTIWIDTGDRNMREHTALPQ